In Risungbinella massiliensis, the genomic stretch TCGTAACCAGTAGGAATATATAGTTTGTATACGCGACCATCATGAGAAGTTTTCATAATATAGTTATTCGTAGATAGAGGTAGGTTTTGCATTTGCACATCAGTCAGTCGTTTGAAATCATCTGCTACATTGGATCTTTTACTATTTGCCTTATTCATTTCCATCATGATCCCTCTTTCTGTTGCCCGAGTTTTGTTGTGAGCAACACTACATTTCGGAAAAATCCGCTCTATAGCGTTGCTCGCAACTGGGAACAGAAGAGGATGAGTTCCTCATAAAATATAGTACCAAAAAATGATTCTTATTAGAATTATAAATAATTTCTGTCAAAGTTATTTTTGCGTATACAAAAAAACTTGACTGCTTATGTACCAATAGCAGTCAAGTCCTTTATCTTCATAATCTATAATCTAGCTAATAGTTTTGCAAACAATGCTGTTCGAACTGGTAATTGGTCAATCAAAATGTGCTCATATTCAGCATGGATTCCATCTCCCATTGCTCCCAATCCATCTAGCGTTGGAACACCTAGTGCTGCGGTGAAGTTCCCATCACTTCCCCCACCAACAGATGCTTCTTCTAGAGACAGACCTAGCTCTTTTCCACATTCTTTTGCTAGATTGAACAGTTTTTCCGTTTTTTCTGTTCTTTCCATTGGTGGTCGATTGATTCCACCTTCGACTTGAACCGTAGTTCCTTTTACATAAGATTTGGTTCCTTTGATCAGTTTTGTTATGCGCTCTCCTTCATCCATAGAAGTCATACGGGTATCTACCTGAATCTCAGCATGATCGGCAACTACATTGGAACGACTTCCGCCTTTGGCAACACCTGCATTTACGGTTGTCCCTTTGGCATAGTCAGTTAATGAATGCAAGAAAAGAATTTGCTGAGCCATCTCTTCAACTGCACTAACTCCGTCTTCGTGATGATTGCCTGCATGCGCTGCTTTCCCTTTGATGGTGATATCGAAAAGAGCTGTTCCTTTACGCGCTGTTTTCAGTGCACCAGTTCGTGCAACAGGCGGCTCTACAATCAGGGCTACATCACTTTTGCGAGCTTCTTCTTCAATTAGAGAACGAGAGGATCCACTCCCGATCTCTTCATCGCTTGTACATAAAAAAACAATTTTCTTATCTAATAAAACATTTGATTCCTGACAAGCTTTAATCGCCCAAAGAGCTTGAACAAGTCCCCCCTTCATATCCAATATCCCCGGGCCGTAAGCTTTATTTCCTTCTACTCGATAAGAGAGTCTACCTACATCCCAGACAGTATCAAAATGGGTCAGGATCAAAATTTGAGATTCTCCATCTCCAATGGTGAAACGAAGATGATTCCCCGTTGTGCTCTGAGGGATCACTTCTGCCTCTACTCCCAAATGCTTTCGAAAAAGGGCTTGAATTTCTGTACCACAACGATCGACTTCTTCCTTGACATCGGACGGAGACTCGGCTTTAACCAATTGTTCTAAATCCGTTAGAATCTTCGATTGATTTTCTTGTAAATAAACTAGTATTTTATCCATATGAACGAAGCCTCACTATATAGTTTTTGGTAGACCAATTATCTTCCACTCTTAACAGGCAGAAGCCCCCCACCTCAAGATTCGGAGGAATCAAGGAAGAAACGGGGGGCAACTGTTCGTAAAGGTCTGATCGGTTATTAACCATCAGTTGAGTAACATTTCATTTTATCAATATGGCCCCCAGTTGATCATGACCCCGATTGCCAAAAAGATGAAACCAAATACAACCCAAATCGCAGTTAGAGGTAACATGAATTTTAGCCATTTTCCATACGAAATCTTTGTCATTGCCAGTATCGCCATTAATACACCAGAAGTTGGATTGATACAGTTAACAAATCCTTCTCCAAACATTAATGCTTGAACTGCAACTTGACGAGTAACGCCAATAATGTCAGCTAAAGGAGTTAAAATAGGCATTAACATAACGGACTCTCCAGATCCAGATGAAATCAGGAAATGTAGTAACCCGCTACCAATAAACATCCCAAAAGCTCCAACCATTGGAGGAAGGGGTTCTAACACTTGCGCCAATGCATTCACGATGGTATCCAACATTTTCCCATCTTCGAGAATTACCACAACTGCCCGAGCCATCCCAACAATTAACGCTCCATAGGCAATATTCTGGCATCCCTTAATAAACGTTTTCGAAATCTCATTTGCGCTCATTCTAGCAATTAATCCAACACCAATACCCATAAAGATAAACATAGCAGTCATTTCTTCGATATCCCATTTTAGGGTAATGGCTAAGATAATAAATGCGACTAACACAATCCCTACAAATGCCATCACTAACTTATGTTTACCTGTGAATTCTGGAATCTCTTGCTCCTCAGATACATTCGTATCTCCAGAATCCGGAAATAGATTATCTCCTAAAATACTTTTAGAAGGATCTTTTCTGAGTTTACGTGCATACAAGGCAATGTAGGCAATGGTAATAATGGTAATGATGACATAAATGACAATCCGAAAACCGATTCCAGAAAATAATGGTAACTCTGCAATCTTTTGTGTTAAACCTAATGTGGAAGGGTTCATGATCGAGACGTTAAACCCAGCGTATGTCCCTAAATAGATCAAAGCTACCCCAAAAATTGCATCTAATTTCATCGCTCTGGCAATCATGATTCCCAAAGGAATAAACGCAATAACGGAGTTTACGATTACTCCAAACGTTCCTAAGATCGAGAATAACCCAGAAACAAAAATGATCAACAGGATGTCCTTATTTTTCATTCTATTGACGAAATTGAGAATCCCAGAATGAAGTGCACCCGTTTTATCAATCACAGCGAACGCTCCACCCGTAAACAATACCATGAAAATAATCGGGGCTGCTTTTACCATACCTGTTTGAAATGCTAGCAGGAAATCCATAAACCCGGTTGGATTCGACTCAACAGCATGATAGCTTCCAGGTACAGTGAGTGTAATATCACCTTTTTCGACTCGGTCAAATTCCCCAGCTGGTACAATATAAGTAGCAATCGCACAAATAAGTACAATGATAAACAGGAGAACATAAGCATCAGGCGAGCCAGAACGTTTTTTTTGTTTAGCGCCATCTTTTTTTGCAATCGCTAGCATCAAACTTTTCCTCCTTCATCTTCTGCTTTCATTATGAAAATATATTATATATTTGGTTGTTTAAAAAAATCTCACGACGATATAGGAAAAGTTTTTTATTTGCTAAATTCTTTTTTAGCAGTTGAGTATTTTTCTACTAACTCAGGCACTGGTTGATAACCAATTCCCGATGCGGTTGGAACTTCAATCAATCCAGCTGATGTTACTTTCACCTCAGGTTCAATGATGTCTTCCTGCCAATAGCGTGAGGAGCCTGCTGTATCACCAGGGAGTGTGAAATTAGGAAGTGTCGTAATCGCAATATTATGGGCTCGTCCAATCCCCGATTCCAACATTCCCCCACACCATACTGGAACTCCTTTTTCTTGGCATAAATCATGGATTCGTTTAGCAGATGACAAGCCACCTACTCGTCCAATTTTGATATTGATCACGCGAGTGCTTCCCATTTCAATCGCCTTTTTCGCATCTTCATAGGAGTGAATGCTCTCATCCAGACAGATTGGGGTTTTTAGTTCTTTTTGTAAGACAGCATGATCTATAATGTCATCATGTGCGAGTGGTTGTTCAATCATCATCAGGTTGAGGTCATCTAATTCTTTGAAAATAGGAAGATCATCCAGCGTATAAGCAGAATTGGCATCCGCCATCATTGGGAGATCTCCGAATTGTTTCCGTAATCCCTGTAACACTTCCAGATCCTTACCTGGCTTAATCTTGATCTTCATCCTTCTGTAACCTTGCTCTAAATAACTCTCCACGTTACGGAACAATCGATCGATATTCTCTTCAATTCCGAGACTGATCCCTACTTCGATCTTCTCTTTCTTGCCACCGAGTGCTGTTGCAAGTGTGAGGTTTTGCTGTTTCGCATATAAATCCCAAATCGCACCTTCCAAAGCAGATTTGGCCATATTGTTGCGGCGAATCGGAGAGAACAAGTTGTACACTTCATCAGGATGGGAGATCTCGCCATACTCGAACAGCATCGGAATCAAAAAATCCTCTAGAATATGCCACGCAGTCCCCGCTGTTTCTTCTGCATACCATGGCGCAGAGAACACAACACACTCACCATAACCAACCTGTCCATCTGCATGGACTTCCGTTAAAATAAAATCTCTTACTTGCTGTGTGCCAAAACTTGTTTGAAAAGGTGATTTGAGTGTCATCCTCATCTTTCGTAATACAACCTTTTCAATTCTCATCGTATCCCTCCTTTATCCCAGATGAATCTTTCCGCAATTTGATCATTTCCCAATAGATTGAATCTAATTTATATTAAATAGATAATCACCACCTTTCATATAAATCCCTATTCAATCAATATATCAAAACGGGAATATAGCTGTTCCAAGCTCTTTCTCCTTGTTTGAATTTGACCTTCCATCTTCATATTGATTCCAACTAGAAATAGATTTAACAAACTGAAAATAGAAGTGACAGAATTCGCACCGGATTCTAAATTTATTTCGGTAGTAAATGCGATTTCGGATCGGCGACCTACTGGAGACAAAACATGATCTGTGATGGATATGAGCTCTGCTCCCTGTTGCTGGGCACATTCAGTTATTTTGATAACCTCTTTGCTATAACGAGGAAAAGAAAGAGCAAACACCACTGATTGATCTGTTAAGGCAAGAATTCTTTCGATTGACTCTGTCGTATTCGTACTAACCTCAACATGATCGCGAATCTCGCTGAGACAATATGTAAACCACTGAGCTGCAGCATAAGAAGCTCGATGTCCTACCACCAAAACTCGATCCGCTTTTATTAAGGAATCGACCGCTTTCCATAGATCTATCTGATTTAACTGACTATACATTTTACGTAGCATTGCAATATCTTTTTCAATCACCTTGGAAAAAGGATTAATCTCTTTTGTTATGTTTACCTCTTCTACTAGGGAATCATTGGAACTTGTCTTTAATACATCTTTTTGAATACTGGATTGCATCTTAGAGAAACCGCTAAATCCTAACGCATATGACAACCGAATCACTGTCGTTTGACTCACATTCACTTCTCGTCCAATTTGTTCAGAGGTTTGGAACGCTGCTTGTTCTAAATTACCCAAAATATATTCAGCAACTTTCTTTTGTCCAGCTGACAAACTAGGAAATGTGTTCTTTACAAGTTGCCCAAACGATATTTCTTTCATCTCATTCTCCCTGAAGCATCGAATGCTTCATCTATTAATATTTATGAAGCAAATACTTCTTCAAAAATATTTAATAATATTTATATCATATTGTCGAAAACATGGAAAGAATAAATTTATGTTAAATATTTACTCTAATTCAGTAATTTCATAATAAAAAACCTATAAAGTCCTAAGAAAATTGGTATCTTGGGACTCTATAGGTTGGATTACTTCTATTTGTAGAGCATGTTGCATAATGAACCCAAAGCCAGAGGTTTTCCCCTTTTGAGATGCGACTATGAGCGGTAGGGAGTCGGAGCAGATCCCACAGGACAGGCAGGACAAGCAGAAGCGGGAAAACCGGCGGCACGCATACGCTTAACTTGGATTAATGCAACAAGCTATGTATAAACTTAGATTCTGGATTAACCTTGAATGGCTAATTGAATATGAGAGAAGTGATGGTTGCTATGCCAAACATAAAGCCCCATCATATCTGCTAAAGTTCCTTCACCAGATTCAGGATGTTGCCAAGTACGTTTCCAGTCTTCCTCCGATAGAGAGGTTGCGAGATTCGCCCAGCGAGTATGGATTGCCTCTAATAGCTGGAGTGAGACATCGATCGGTCCATTTTGGGCGTCTGTGAGTTCTGCCCATTTCCCTTCCTCGTAAGTACGAACAATTGGATTGTCTTCCGTCAAAGCTAAACGAAATCGAGTGTAACTATTGATATGACTATCTGCAAGATGATGGACAAGCTGACGTACTGTCCAACTATCCGGGCGATATTGTTTCTCCAGTTGTGTAGCAGTAAGTTTTGTTACCTCCTGAGATAACTTCTCAGGAAATAATGGAAACTCTTTGACCCAAGCTAACAGTTGCTCCTGAGGATAAACACGTTGAAATGTAAAGATTCCAATCGGATATCTACGGTCCAAAACAATCTCCTCCACTTCCCAAATTACAAAAAATTTATATATTCCTTGCTAAATATATGATGATATAGGTCAAATCAGAGAAATACAATAGAAAGAACCCACCTAGTAGCTAAAATTATGAACTACACTAGATGGGTTCTTTTTTTATCTAATAAACATAGCATCGCCAAAACTAAAGAATCGATAACGCTCTCGTACCGCTTCTTCATATGCTTTCATCACATTATCTCGATTAGAAAATGCGGACACTAGCATGAGCAATGTTGATTCAGGCAAGTGGAAGTTAGTCAACAAAGCTTTTACTACTTTGTATTGATAGCCTGGATAGATAAAGATATCTGTCCAACCATTTGCTGCACGAATCTCTCCATATTTTTGGGCAATCGTCTCTAAAGTACGGACAGAAGTAGTTCCTACAGCCACTACTCGTTTGGCTGATCTAATTTTCTCGGCATTCTCTTCATCGAGCGAATAAAATTCCGCATGCATATGATGCTCTTCGATGTTCTCTACCATCACTGGACGAAAGGTCCCTAAACCAACATGTAGCGTAACATACGCGATCCGCACACCTTTTTCAACAGCTTGATCCAATAATTCTCGGGTAAAATGAAGTCCAGCAGTAGGAGCCGCTGCCGAACCAATACTCTCCGAGAATACAGTCTGATATCGTTCTGGATCATCTAATTTTTCACGAATATAAGGGGGAAGTGGCATTTCACCTAGTTTTTGAAAAAGTTGCTCCACATCTCCTTCATATTGAAGACGAAAGATTCGACCACCCGCTACTTCTGTAGCTTCTTCCGCTACAGCGAGCAGTTCTCCCTCTCCAAAACGGACAACAGTACCTTCTTTGACACGTTTAAATGGTTTAACCAAAGCTTCCCAACGATCTTCTCCTAGAGGCTTTAAGAGGAGTAGCTCAATCTGTGCTCCTGTCTCCTCTTTGATTCCAACTAAACGCGCCGGACGAACCCGACTATTATTGAGGACTAGCACATCCCCTTCACCTAACTGATCTAAAATATCTGGGAATACACGATGCTCAATCGCTCCCGTCTGGCGATCTACTACCATTAATCTCGAAGCAGTTCGATTAACCAGCGGAGTTTGAGCGATTAATTCTTTGGGTAGTTCAAAGTGAAACTGGGAAACTTCCATAGGAAAAATCCTTTCCATATAAAAATATGAGTTGATCTATCTGAAACAACTATTTTCAAATAAGCCGCGTTTTCAAACATTCTCTTCAAATCTATTAAGCAACGAAATAAAACCAGAAAAAAACGCCCGTCTACTTAAACAGGCGCACTAAATAGCTGATTAGCGAGATCACGATACTGATGATAATGCAAGTGACAATCGGAAAGTAAAATTTCACATTCCCTTTATCAATCGAAATATCGCCAGGCAAACGCCCAAGCGGGAACCATTTCCCTCCTACTTGCCAGAGAAGTCCCACTGTGATCAAAATAATTCCTACTATAACTAGTGTCTTTGCTAACGGATTCACTTCGGCATCTCCATCCCAAAATGTTCATAGCAACTTGCTGTAACTACGCGTCCTCTGGGTGTTCTGGCTAAGAGTCCAATCTGCATCAGATACGGCTCATAGACATCTTCTACGGTCTGTGCTTCTTCTCCAATATTAGCTGCGATGGTGTCTAATCCAACTGGTCCGCCAGCAAACTTCTCGATAATGGAGAGTAACAGACGATGGTCGACGTGGTCTAATCCCAGTCTATCCACCTGCATCCGATTCAATGCCTCCCGCGCTGTCTCTTCTGTAATCAAACCGTCTCCTACCACTTGTGCAAAATCACGAACCCTTTTTAGCAAGCGATTGGCGATCCGTGGCGTTCCTCGCGATCTTCGGGCAATTTCCTCGGCTCCCTCTCCTCGTATCCCGACTCCAAATAAATCAGCCGTTCGCTGTACGATAAAAGAGAGTTCTTCGATTGTGTAATATTCCAATCGAGACACTACTCCAAAACGATCACGTAGCGGTGCAGAAAGAGAACCAGCCCGTGTAGTAGCCCCCACTAGAGTAAAGGGTGGTAGATCCAATCGCACAGAGCGAGCACTTGGACCTTTCCCAATCATGATATCAAGTGCATAATCTTCCATCGCCGGATAGAGTACTTCTTCAACAGAGCGAGGCAAGCGATGGATCTCATCAATAAATAAGAGATCATGTGGCTGTAAGTTGGTCAGGATCGCAGCTAGATCCCCAGGACGCTCAATGGCAGGTCCGGACGTAGTACGAACTTGCACGCCCAGCTCATTGGCAATAATATGCGATAGAGTCGTTTTCCCTAAACCTGGGGGGCCATACAATAACACGTGATCTAGTGCTTCCGATCGTTGTTTAGCTGCTTCTATGTAAATTTTGAGATTCTCTTTGGCTCTTGTTTGTCCTATGTATTCCGATAAATATCGTGGACGCAGACTATATTCGGCTTGCTCGTCCTCCTCGGAAAACTTGGCGGAGATGATCCGCTCTTCCACTTCGGACCCCTCCTATCTAGTAAGAGTAGCTTGAAGCGCACGACGAATCCAATCCTCTGTGGTGAGGGTCTCGTTTGCTTCTGAAGCTACTTTTTCTACAGCCCGTTTTGCTTCTTCTTCATTATAGCCAAGTCCCATTAAGGCATCAACGACATCCCTACTACGATCCGTCTCATTTACCTGTGGGACAGGATTACTGGTTGGTGCTTCTGTTTCAGTCTGTAGTAAGCTGACCCAATTTAACTTGTCCAATTTTTCCTTTAAATCAAGGATCATTCTTTGAGCAGTCTTTTTCCCGATCCCTGGCAATTTTGTCAAGAAACGCAAGTCCTCCGTCAAGATGGCTCGTACTATCTGAACTGGTGCTCCACCTGATAGAATCGCCATACCCGCTTTTGGTCCCACTCCCGATACTTCTAAGAGAATGCGAAATAGATCTCGCTCTTCTTTTTGCACAAAACCATAGAGTGTATGAGAGTCTTCTTTGATTACTTGATGCGTATGGAGAAATGTCTCCTCTCCTTCAGTTAAAACCATCGGATTGACCATGGAAACCCGATAACCTAACCCATGATTGCTCTCGATCACCACATGATCCAGTTCTACTATGTATACTTTTCCTTTCATAAACTCTATCATTTTTTCACCCCTCTTCCCTTTAGTTTGCGTAGTGCTTCTCCTGAATGCGCTTCACAGATCGCAATCGCCAGTGCATCTGCCACATCATCTGGTTTGGGGATCTGTGTTAGATTTAATAGTAACTTTACCATTTCTTGTACTTGCCGTTTGGTCGCTTTTCCATAGCCTACCGCGGACATTTTTACTTGTAGAGGTGTATACTCTGTGATCTCAATCCCTTCTTCTTCACAGGCAAGCATCATCACACCTCGAGCTTGTCCAACGGTAAAAGCAGTCGTGACATTCCGATTAAAAAAAAGTTTTTCGATCGCCACAACGTCTGGACGGTATTTTTGCAAAAGATATTTGGTTCCATCATATACTTGCTTTAGTCGGGTCGGAACTGCAAGACCCGCTTCTGTTTGAATACTTCCATAATCTACAGCCGATAACTGATTTCCTCTGACATCGACAAATCCATAACCCACGATGGCAATACCTGGATCGATCCCACAAACTCTCATTTCTTCCTCCTGGATTTAAACCCTCTATTTCTATAGAACTTCATTTTATCACTCTTTTCCAATAGAACAGTGGCAAATTTTTTTACCACTACTATTAAGAATTATTTTAATTTGTACTAAAAAACGATATCAATAAAACAAATATGATTCCCAACAACTCTCTTATTGTTATAAAATATGAGTCATGCCAGTAAGTCATACAACAACTACAGTAAACGGAAAATGTGACTAGAAAAGAAGACTCCAAAGTAGCGGTAAGGAAATGCGTTTATTGTGGTAAACAAGTTTCCTTCCCTACCTAATTCGATAACCTGCTTTTCGTGCAAAAGTAAGAGATTTAAGCTTTATGGTTAGGAACATCTTTCTGACTAAGTCCTTTAAGTTTAAGACAAATTACTATAAAAAGCTGCGCATCCACTTGTTTAGGATTTCGCAGCTTTTCATTGTGTTTATTTCTCTTCTTGCACTTCTAAAAACCAATGTCTATGTCGTTGATAGATAAAAGAAGTAGCAAGTAAGATTACACCTAGTACAACAAAAGAGGTAATCCGATAAACTGTAATCAAGAACGATAGATCGAGTAGGAAGATTTTACAAATCGTAACGCCTAAAAAGATCAACGCTGCTAAGCGAATTTTTTTCCATTTTCGCCAGATTCCAATACTCAGTAGTATTGTTGCAAACTGTAACCAAACCATAGATAGCCCTAGTTGTTTTAAGTTGTATGCTCTAATGGAGAGACTATCCCATGAAGGTAACGTGTATTGAATTCCCGTCCATACTTCGACTGAAATCATCTCAAACAATAAGAGTAAGAGAGCCATTGGATAGATATACGGGTGCCACTTGGACTGATGAGAATAAGCAAAGCGATCTTTCCAGCGTAAGCGAAGGACAACAGCCGCAATAATCACCATAAACGCCAAGAAGCGCTCATTGAATACCGGCAACATGGGAGTACGCTCTAAAGCCACTACTCCCACGATCATCGCACCTAAAAACAAAATACCTTCTGCTAAATAAAGACTTCCTTTGTCTCGTCGATCTCGTAAAACGAAAAATACCATGAGCGAGAACAATCCCCATAAGGCCGCCACTCCATACAATTCTATATTTGTATTGCTTGGGACCGAATTTGGATCTAACTTATCAAAGAATTGTGCTACTTCAATATTGATCCATTCAAATAAGAGTAGCAAAACCCCAATCGGAAGGCTCTGTTGTAAAATTTGAGATACTTTCGTTGCCGAACCTCGCTTTAACATACGACGCCAATGAATCAAAAGAACAATCACCAGCAAAAATAGTGCTGTTCGTACATTCAGTACCGCAGGAGCCCAGCTAAAGCTTGTGGTAGAAGGTGCAGCTAACATCAGCACCCCAACAGGAATGATGATCCAGATCATGAGATAGTACTGAACAAATAGGTATTTCCGACGTATTGCAAAAGAGAACAATGCAATCCCCATTATCATGATCAATACTGCAAACATCTGGAACCGATCAAGAAACCGAATTCCATGTAAAATACTTGGTTGTACAACTGTTAGACACTCAATACTTATACCAATTCCCCACACGGTAATCCAAGCAATATGCATTTTCTGGATATATGGCTGATAAGCTTGTTTTCCTACAGTCATTACGAGAAAAACTCCTACGATCAAAAGCGCAAATGGGAGGAATTCTCTGTTCAAAAAGATCCAATTATGTTTCCCAAGAAGCGCTTCATAAGAAGCAAAGGAGAGCAATGCAGCTAAAATCCAGACAAACATACTAAAATAACGACTAATCTTTTTAGAGTACCGTATGCCCCATAAAGCAAAGATCGTTGCCTCGATCGCTAGCACCGTAGCTAATGTTGTACCACTCCAATAAATCGTGGTAGCTAAAAAGCTACAGAGGAAAAAGACAGATTGAAATCCATATCTCCTAAATAATGAGATCTCCTCATATGTTTTCTTCCACTTCGCATATAGGAGTGGCAGTGCGAAGAGAACTGCTGTACCTAGGAAAACGAACGCATGTAGGGTTCTAATCTGCTCTTCCGTGTACAAGTAATCGTAATGAATAAAGGTGTAATGGAATAGTAGCCAAGTGATGAACGGATGGAACAGACTAAAGCCCTGCATCCAAGCTCCAGACTGTTTTCGCTGTATATATTCCCATATCATCCAAGCGAACCAAAAGCATAGGATCGCAGACAGATGAATCATTTGGGCATCTGGAAAAAGTACCGTTTTCAATAGAACAATATATGTGATAGGAACATGGGCGAGATAAATGGACGTCCACTCAGGCTTCTTCCACAACAAGGTAAGAAGTGTCGCCGTGAACACGAAAAAATATAGATAGAACTTAAGGGGAGTCTCCACTTCCATTGGAAAAAGAAAAGGGGTTAAAGCTCCACCAAACCATGCTAGCCAAGAAGTGGCAACGGAATTGTATGAGAGAGCCTGTTGAAAAGCAATGATTGTAACTCCACTCATCCAGATCATCGCTAACACGGGATGGACCAATCCATAAAAATTGTCAGCAGCATATACGGTCAAATACATAGTGCCAACCCCAGCTCCTACTGCTCCTTGCGCAAAAATGGTTAAGCCTTTGGAGCGACTCAAACGTCCTATTCCTAAAAGAGCAAATCCCACGATCATTCCAATTGCTACTCGGGTCCACATCATAAACCAATCATGATCAAAGGCATATTTGAGGAAAAATCCAATCCCTAAAACCAGTGCAACTGCGCCAATCCGATTAAACACCTTTCCCCCAACCAAAATCTCCCATTCTTCTTTCCACCAGTTTGGTAAAAGGGAATCAGTCTTGTTACTTTGATCATCTGCTTGTTGATCTGATAACTCCTTATGGTTAGCTAATGCACTAGTAGCATGAGCTTTCTCACCATAAAGACCTACTAGCTCTACCAAATTTGGTTCCGCAATTTGTTTAGTAGCCGATCGTTGGGTCTCTTTTTCTTCTAGTTTACTTTCAACATTCTCTGGACTATGTATCAGTTTGTTTTGTAGTATGCTTAAAACATTTTCTAATTTCAGGACATTATTTTCGAGGTTTCTACGTTCCTTTTTCTCATTGCGCAGATCTACATACAAATAGACCACTGCAAAAAACAACAATAAGGAAATCAAATACATCACCTCACTCAAAATTTAGTAAGTTATAACAATTCTCAATCTATCTTAAAATACAAACAAAAAAAAGCCTCATTATAAAGAGACTTTTTAACACTTTGTATCTCAACAATAAAAAATCCAGCAGGATTATATCATCTCTGCTGGATTTCTCCATTCTATTATTCTTTATCAGATAAACCAGTGTTTGTTTCGTTGGTAAACATACGATGTAGCAAGCAATATTACACCCAAGACAATAAAGGAAATGATTCGGTAAATGGTATCTAGGAACGAAAGGTCAAAGAGGAAAATCTTGCAGATTGTAATCCCCAAAATGGCTAATGCTGCAAGGCGAATCTTTTTCCATCGTTTCCAGATTCCAATAATCAATAGTACAACTGCGAATAGCAACCAAGCAATCGAAAGAGCAAGTTGCTGCATACTTGGATATTGGTAGGAACTAGTCCAG encodes the following:
- the ruvB gene encoding Holliday junction branch migration DNA helicase RuvB; this translates as MEERIISAKFSEEDEQAEYSLRPRYLSEYIGQTRAKENLKIYIEAAKQRSEALDHVLLYGPPGLGKTTLSHIIANELGVQVRTTSGPAIERPGDLAAILTNLQPHDLLFIDEIHRLPRSVEEVLYPAMEDYALDIMIGKGPSARSVRLDLPPFTLVGATTRAGSLSAPLRDRFGVVSRLEYYTIEELSFIVQRTADLFGVGIRGEGAEEIARRSRGTPRIANRLLKRVRDFAQVVGDGLITEETAREALNRMQVDRLGLDHVDHRLLLSIIEKFAGGPVGLDTIAANIGEEAQTVEDVYEPYLMQIGLLARTPRGRVVTASCYEHFGMEMPK
- the ruvA gene encoding Holliday junction branch migration protein RuvA, which codes for MIEFMKGKVYIVELDHVVIESNHGLGYRVSMVNPMVLTEGEETFLHTHQVIKEDSHTLYGFVQKEERDLFRILLEVSGVGPKAGMAILSGGAPVQIVRAILTEDLRFLTKLPGIGKKTAQRMILDLKEKLDKLNWVSLLQTETEAPTSNPVPQVNETDRSRDVVDALMGLGYNEEEAKRAVEKVASEANETLTTEDWIRRALQATLTR
- the ruvC gene encoding crossover junction endodeoxyribonuclease RuvC; the protein is MRVCGIDPGIAIVGYGFVDVRGNQLSAVDYGSIQTEAGLAVPTRLKQVYDGTKYLLQKYRPDVVAIEKLFFNRNVTTAFTVGQARGVMMLACEEEGIEITEYTPLQVKMSAVGYGKATKRQVQEMVKLLLNLTQIPKPDDVADALAIAICEAHSGEALRKLKGRGVKK
- a CDS encoding DUF2339 domain-containing protein → MISLLLFFAVVYLYVDLRNEKKERRNLENNVLKLENVLSILQNKLIHSPENVESKLEEKETQRSATKQIAEPNLVELVGLYGEKAHATSALANHKELSDQQADDQSNKTDSLLPNWWKEEWEILVGGKVFNRIGAVALVLGIGFFLKYAFDHDWFMMWTRVAIGMIVGFALLGIGRLSRSKGLTIFAQGAVGAGVGTMYLTVYAADNFYGLVHPVLAMIWMSGVTIIAFQQALSYNSVATSWLAWFGGALTPFLFPMEVETPLKFYLYFFVFTATLLTLLWKKPEWTSIYLAHVPITYIVLLKTVLFPDAQMIHLSAILCFWFAWMIWEYIQRKQSGAWMQGFSLFHPFITWLLFHYTFIHYDYLYTEEQIRTLHAFVFLGTAVLFALPLLYAKWKKTYEEISLFRRYGFQSVFFLCSFLATTIYWSGTTLATVLAIEATIFALWGIRYSKKISRYFSMFVWILAALLSFASYEALLGKHNWIFLNREFLPFALLIVGVFLVMTVGKQAYQPYIQKMHIAWITVWGIGISIECLTVVQPSILHGIRFLDRFQMFAVLIMIMGIALFSFAIRRKYLFVQYYLMIWIIIPVGVLMLAAPSTTSFSWAPAVLNVRTALFLLVIVLLIHWRRMLKRGSATKVSQILQQSLPIGVLLLLFEWINIEVAQFFDKLDPNSVPSNTNIELYGVAALWGLFSLMVFFVLRDRRDKGSLYLAEGILFLGAMIVGVVALERTPMLPVFNERFLAFMVIIAAVVLRLRWKDRFAYSHQSKWHPYIYPMALLLLLFEMISVEVWTGIQYTLPSWDSLSIRAYNLKQLGLSMVWLQFATILLSIGIWRKWKKIRLAALIFLGVTICKIFLLDLSFLITVYRITSFVVLGVILLATSFIYQRHRHWFLEVQEEK